A region of Arabidopsis thaliana chromosome 5, partial sequence DNA encodes the following proteins:
- a CDS encoding Ribosomal L22e protein family (Ribosomal L22e protein family; FUNCTIONS IN: structural constituent of ribosome; INVOLVED IN: translation; LOCATED IN: ribosome, cytosolic large ribosomal subunit, nucleolus, plasma membrane, membrane; EXPRESSED IN: 22 plant structures; EXPRESSED DURING: 14 growth stages; CONTAINS InterPro DOMAIN/s: Ribosomal protein L22e (InterPro:IPR002671); BEST Arabidopsis thaliana protein match is: Ribosomal L22e protein family (TAIR:AT3G05560.3); Has 1807 Blast hits to 1807 proteins in 277 species: Archae - 0; Bacteria - 0; Metazoa - 736; Fungi - 347; Plants - 385; Viruses - 0; Other Eukaryotes - 339 (source: NCBI BLink).) encodes MSRGNAAAAKGKKKGVSFTIDCSKPVDDKIMEIASLEKFLQERIKVGGKAGALGDSVSITREKSKITVTADGQFSKRYLKYLTKKYLKKHNVRDWLRVIAANKDRNLYELRYFNIAENEAEEED; translated from the exons ATGAGTCGTGGTAACGCAGCAGCAGctaagggaaagaagaagggaGTTTCCTTCACTATCGATTGTTCTAAACCTGTGGATGATAAGATTATGGAGATTGCTTCTTTAGAGAAGTTTCTTCAGGAGAGGATTAAGGTTGGTGGTAAAGCTGGTGCTCTTGGTGATTCTGTTTCTATCACTCGTGAGAAGAGCAAGATCACTGTCACTGCTGATGGTCAATTCTCCAAGAG GTATCTTAAGTACTTGACAAAGAAGTACTTGAAGAAGCACAACGTGAGGGATTGGCTTAGAGTGATTGCGGCGAACAAGGACCGTAACCTCTATGAGTTGAGGTACTTCAACATTGCCGAGAACgaagctgaggaagaagattaa
- a CDS encoding Protein kinase superfamily protein (Protein kinase superfamily protein; FUNCTIONS IN: protein serine/threonine kinase activity, protein kinase activity, kinase activity, ATP binding; INVOLVED IN: protein amino acid phosphorylation; LOCATED IN: cellular_component unknown; CONTAINS InterPro DOMAIN/s: Protein kinase, catalytic domain (InterPro:IPR000719), Serine/threonine-protein kinase-like domain (InterPro:IPR017442), Protein kinase-like domain (InterPro:IPR011009), Serine/threonine-protein kinase, active site (InterPro:IPR008271); BEST Arabidopsis thaliana protein match is: Protein kinase superfamily protein (TAIR:AT2G41920.1); Has 1807 Blast hits to 1807 proteins in 277 species: Archae - 0; Bacteria - 0; Metazoa - 736; Fungi - 347; Plants - 385; Viruses - 0; Other Eukaryotes - 339 (source: NCBI BLink).), with amino-acid sequence MNEVAIKRINRSICNGGVGFGVRKVFGKGSFGSVRLFSYKRRCDGETLYATVKTSDDAKSLYEEFQILSKFKGCPRIVQCYGNGVKQRFNDKGYVEYMIPMEYATGGSLNNFMDRFNDRKLPDPMIRKFTRMLLEGLATIHRYGYVHYDIKPENILVFPGSVYKEGAWRYSYKLKISDFGLSKRDGDTKWWHPLKSYAGTRIYMSPESISHGEIGKGLDLWSLGCVVLEMYTGKRPWWHTNYELEDLMKCYEPLFPPNLPCDAKLFLMTCFAPEPDERKDALTLLRQSFFRRDVNKLTKLLKVDNRNDFTLELKKLRQMLSEIRSMR; translated from the exons atgaATGAAGTCG CTATCAAAAGAATCAATCGTTCTATTTGCAATGGTGGCGTTGGATTTGGAGTTCGAAAGGTATTTGGGAAAGGTTCGTTTGGATCGGTGAGACTTTTCAGTTACAAAAGACGATGCGACGGTGAGACTCTCTACGCCACTGTGAAAACCTCTGATGATGCTAAGTCTCTCTACGAAGAGTTTCAGATCCTGTCTAAATTCAAGGGCTGTCCGAGAATCGTCCAATGCTACGGTAACGGAGTAAAACAGAGATTTAACGACAAGGGTTACGTAGAGTACATGATTCCTATGGAGTATGCAACCGGAGGAAGCTTGAACAATTTCATGGACCGATTCAACGACAGAAAATTGCCTGATCCGATGATCAGAAAGTTTACTCGTATGCTTCTCGAGGGTTTGGCCACAATTCACAGATACGGCTATGTTCACTACGATATCAAACCCGAGAACATACTTGTTTTCCCTGGTTCTGTCTACAAGGAGGGCGCGTGGAGATATTCTTACAAATTGAAGATTTCTGATTTCGGGTTGTCGAAAAGAGATGGAGACACTAAGTGGTGGCATCCTCTTAAATCGTATGCGGGAACACGGATCTATATGTCGCCGGAGTCTATCTCTCACGGGGAGATAGGGAAAGGACTTGACTTATGGTCGTTGGGATGTGTTGTGTTGGAGATGTACACTGGGAAGAGACCATGGTGGCATACTAACTATGAACTAGAAGATCTCATGAAGTGTTACGAGCCATTGTTTCCGCCTAATCTTCCTTGCGATGCAAAACTCTTTCTCATGACCTGCTTTGCGCCTGAACCAGATGAGAGGAAAGACGCGTTGACATTGTTGAGACAAAGCTTCTTTCGTCGAGATGTCAATAAGTTGACAAAGCTTCTGAAGGTTGATAATCGTAATGATTTCACCCTGGAACTGAAGAAACTTAGACAGATGCTTTCGGAAATTAGGAGTATGCGTTAA
- a CDS encoding Class II aminoacyl-tRNA and biotin synthetases superfamily protein (Class II aminoacyl-tRNA and biotin synthetases superfamily protein; FUNCTIONS IN: nucleotide binding, aminoacyl-tRNA ligase activity, ATP binding; INVOLVED IN: translation, tRNA aminoacylation for protein translation; LOCATED IN: cytoplasm; EXPRESSED IN: 17 plant structures; EXPRESSED DURING: 8 growth stages; CONTAINS InterPro DOMAIN/s: Aminoacyl-tRNA synthetase, class II (D/K/N)-like (InterPro:IPR018150); Has 1807 Blast hits to 1807 proteins in 277 species: Archae - 0; Bacteria - 0; Metazoa - 736; Fungi - 347; Plants - 385; Viruses - 0; Other Eukaryotes - 339 (source: NCBI BLink).) yields MDLAQWLEKASENDHGTRGDTRAPVSGFRGGNEELMCLTIVQGNQEVLSIGGLMKNNKLRFFGSISEHQVSVRIASGATNNFMSKDLAIYLKLPIKENNHILEDFLVLDVDKAEAEWITFSDKDRKLSTTKVKMRSENELKEDCGTAAYYYLEDKIPRATGKVQNKDVQMEDSWFPPIWTMADHYECEPEQSQQQETHKSILVDIQTNQIEAAFLVEKHYGETDEYLHLWVKMSDSQAGLEAGTPTRIPNKVPRYYTISEGNFSKLVSPIKEQMLRSQAEKKSEGYGGRQDQKKLSHSTVEFTFYHHEDKVILIGGSIDRIASWASWASWASYGYWFKPVFP; encoded by the exons ATGGATTTGGCACAGTGGCTTGAGAAAGCTAGTGAAAATGATCATGGAACAAGAGGAGATACAAGAGCACCAGTTTCAGGGTTTAGAGGTGGTAATGAAGAGTTAATGTGTCTGACCATTGTGCAAGGTAATCAAGAGGTCCTTAGTATAGGCGGATTGATGAAAAACAATAAGCTAAGATTTTTTGGTTCTATCTCGGAGCATCAAGTGTCTGTGCGTATCGCCTCCGGAGCCACAAACAACTTCATGTCTAAGGATTTGGCAATTTACCTTAAGCTGCCAATAAAGGAGAATAATCAT ATCCTTGAGGATTTTCTCGTACTAGACGTGGACAAAGCTGAAGCGGAA TGGATCACCTTCAGTGATAAAGATCGGAAGCTAAGCACTACAAAAGTAAAGATGAGGAGTGAAAATGAGCTTAAAGAAGATTGTGGAACTGCCGCTTACTACTACCTTGAGGACAAG ATTCCAAGAGCAACTGGTAAAGTCCAAAACAAAGATGTTCAAATGGAAGATTCTTGGTTTCCACCTATTTGGACCATGGCTGATCACTATGAGTG CGAGCCGGAACAgtcacaacaacaagaaactcATAAAAGCATCCTTGTGGATATTCAGACCAACCAAATTGAGGCTGCCTTCTTGGTTGAGAAACATTATGGAGAGACTGATGAGTACCTACACTTATGGGTTAAGATGAGTGACAGTCAAGCTGGGCTTGAGGCTGGAACTCCTACAAGGATACCGAATAAGGTCCCTAGGTACTACACGATTTCGGAGGGTAACTTCTCGAAACTGGTTTCACCAATCAAGGAGCAAATGCTGAGATCACAAGCTGAGAAGAAAAGTGAGGGATACGGTGGAAG GCAAGATCAGAAGAAGCTAAGTCATTCTACCGTGGAGTTCACTTTCTACCACCATGAGGACAAGGTGATTCTCATTGGAGGGAGTATTGATAGGATTGCTTCATGGGCTTCATGGGCCTCATGGGCCTCGTATGGGTATTGGTTTAAGCCTGTCTTTCCTTAG
- the SAUR75 gene encoding SAUR-like auxin-responsive protein family (SAUR-like auxin-responsive protein family; CONTAINS InterPro DOMAIN/s: Auxin responsive SAUR protein (InterPro:IPR003676); BEST Arabidopsis thaliana protein match is: SAUR-like auxin-responsive protein family (TAIR:AT1G29430.1); Has 1807 Blast hits to 1807 proteins in 277 species: Archae - 0; Bacteria - 0; Metazoa - 736; Fungi - 347; Plants - 385; Viruses - 0; Other Eukaryotes - 339 (source: NCBI BLink).) — MMINAKTLMKLAKTWQQRAALKRKRISFQRSSITTTSSQTTVEKGCFVVYTADKIRFSFPLSYLSNTIVQELLKISEEEFGLPTEGPITLPFDSVFLEYLIKLIQRRMDEDTEKALLWSISSARCSLQPQQHCSATQQLLVF, encoded by the coding sequence atgatgataaacgCAAAGACGCTCATGAAGTTGGCTAAGACATGGCAACAAAGAGCAGCCCTCAAGAGGAAAAGAATTTCATTTCAGAGATCAAGTATTACTACTACTAGCAGCCAAACAACTGTAGAAAAGGGTTGTTTCGTGGTTTACACGGCTGATAAGATCCGTTTTTCATTTCCCTTAAGTTACCTAAGCAACACTATTGTCCAAGAGCTCTTGAAAATATCTGAAGAAGAGTTCGGTCTCCCGACGGAAGGACCAATCACATTGCCATTCGATTCGGTCTTTTTAGAGTATCTCATCAAACTGATCCAAAGACGAATGGATGAAGATACAGAAAAGGCTCTGTTATGGTCAATCTCAAGTGCTAGATGCTCTTTGCAACCACAACAACATTGTAGTGCTACTCAACAGTTGCTTGTGTTTTAG